The following coding sequences lie in one Rutidosis leptorrhynchoides isolate AG116_Rl617_1_P2 chromosome 4, CSIRO_AGI_Rlap_v1, whole genome shotgun sequence genomic window:
- the LOC139844606 gene encoding uncharacterized protein yields MGSTKDQLPPYPNAARISDSQCYPQYTASLKCLEEFSSDKSKCQEHFDIYKECKKKEREARLERNKSRSLFS; encoded by the exons ATGGGTTCTACGAAAGATCAATTGCCGCCATATCCCAACGCAGCTCGAATTTCTGATTCGCAATGTTATCCGCAGTATACTGCTTCTCTCAAGT GTTTGGAAGAATTCAGCTCTGATAAAAGTAAATGTCAAGAACATTTTGATATCTACAAGGAATGCAAGAAAAAAGAG AGGGAGGCCCGTTTGGAACGCAATAAAAGTCGATCGTTGTTTTCATGA
- the LOC139843714 gene encoding cytochrome P450 714C2-like: protein MVITKMIVSTVLGGLLWLLMHLYIFKAKRVRSNLQKQGIRGPSPSFMQGNIPEINKIYFRQEAALAVDGGGLSHDWTTKVFPHLHQWSTQYGKTFMYSTGTIDFLCITDPELVKELSHYTLLDLGKPSYLSKDRGPLLGQGILSSNGQYWVNQKKIIAPQLYPDKVKDMVNLMTNATSSTVELWKSKIERSGSSYADIRVNDDLRSLSADIISRACFGSNYSQGEMIFSKLRALQIVMSKGNIGVPGSRYIPSKNNREIWKLEKDINSRIIEVVKSSKTATEAKDLLQTIIEAAKKDDEGNNKWINIDSHKFIVDNCKSLYFAGYETTATSASWCLMLLAEHQEWQDHCRAEVLDICGDELPDMNMLQSMKTLTMVIQEALRLYPPVAFTVREAFEDIKLKNILIPKGMNVQPVIPMLHHNPELWGPDVHDFKPERFADGIKSACKIPQAYLPFGMGQRICAGQHFAMAELKVILALFLSRFIFTLSPTYRHSPTFGLTIEPKHGMHLHVRKV from the exons ATGGTAATAACGAAAATGATAGTGTCAACGGTTCTTGGTGGATTGTTATGGTTGCTGATGCATTTATACATATTCAAGGCCAAAAGAGTAAGATCAAATCTTCAGAAACAAGGTATCAGAGGCCCTTCTCCTTCTTTTATGCAGGGGAACATCCCTGAGATCAACAAGATTTATTTCCGGCAGGAGGCGGCTCTGGCGGTTGACGGTGGTGGTCTGTCTCATGATTGGACTACCAAAGTTTTTCCTCACTTACATCAATGGAGTACTCAATATG GAAAGACATTCATGTATTCAACTGGGACTATAGACTTCTTATGCATAACAGATCCAGAACTAGTGAAGGAATTGAGCCATTATACGTTGTTGGACCTTGGAAAGCCTTCATATCTTTCAAAGGACAGAGGTCCTTTGTTAGGTCAAGGGATTTTATCATCTAATGGTCAATATTGGGTCAACCAAAAGAAGATCATTGCTCCTCAGCTCTACCCTGACAAAGTTAAG GATATGGTGAACTTGATGACCAATGCTACTAGCAGCACAGTAGAATTATGGAAAAGTAAAATCGAACGAAGTGGAAGTTCTTATGCAGATATTAGAGTTAACGATGATTTAAGAAGTTTGTCAGCTGATATCATTTCACGAGCATGTTTCGGAAGCAATTACAGCCAAGGGGAAATGATTTTCTCGAAACTTAGAGCTCTTCAGATTGTTATGTCTAAGGGAAACATCGGTGTACCTGGCTCaag ATATATTCCAAGCAAAAACAACAGAGAAATATGGAAGCTGGAGAAAGACATAAACTCAAGAATAATAGAAGTAGTAAAATCTAGTAAAACAGCTACTGAAGCAAAAGACCTGTTACAAACTATAATTGAAGCTGCGAAGAAAGATGACGAGGGAAACAACAAGTGGATTAATATCGATTCGCACAAGTTCATAGTTGACAACTGTAAAAGTTTATATTTTGCTGGATATGAAACTACTGCCACATCAGCATCATGGTGCTTAATGTTACTAGCTGAGCATCAAGAATGGCAAGATCATTGTCGTGCAGAGGTTCTAGATATTTGTGGAGATGAGCTACCGGATATGAATATGCTTCAAAGCATGAAAACG TTGACAATGGTTATTCAAGAAGCATTACGCCTTTATCCACCTGTAGCCTTTACTGTACGAGAAGCATTTGAAGATATAAAGTTAAAAAACATTCTAATCCCAAAAGGGATGAATGTTCAGCCTGTAATACCAATGCTACACCATAACCCCGAGCTGTGGGGTCCGGATGTACACGACTTCAAACCAGAAAGATTTGCAGATGGAATAAAAAGTGCTTGCAAAATTCCTCAAGCTTATTTGCCGTTTGGGATGGGCCAACGAATCTGTGCAGGACAACATTTTGCCATGGCAGAATTGAAGGTGATACTAGCATTATTCTTATCGAGATTTATCTTCACTTTGTCTCCAACGTATCGACACTCACCTACTTTTGGTCTGACTATAGAACCTAAACATGGTATGCATCTCCATGTACGAAAAGTGTGA